The Diospyros lotus cultivar Yz01 chromosome 15, ASM1463336v1, whole genome shotgun sequence genome has a window encoding:
- the LOC127791522 gene encoding signaling peptide TAXIMIN 1-like → MCCGDGDCRPLGFLLGLPFAFLALLVSLVGIVVWIVGLALTCICPCCLCVTVIVELALELIKAPLHVMEWFTSQIPC, encoded by the exons ATGTGCTGCGGCGACGGCGATTGCAGACCGCTCGGCTTCCTATTGGGCCTTCCCTTTGCCTTTCTGGCGCTGCTGGTCTCCCTCGTCGGCATCGTGGTCTGGATCGTTGG GCTGGCGTTGACTTGCATATGCCCGTGTTGCCTGTGCGTGACGGTGATCGTGGAATTGGCTCTGGAGCTCATCAAAGCTCCTCTTCACGTTATGGAGTGGTTCACCTCTCAGATCCCCTGTTAG